A single Candidatus Pacearchaeota archaeon DNA region contains:
- the secY gene encoding preprotein translocase subunit SecY, producing MFKKITEIFKAKDLRYKILFVLGIFATFRLMANIPIPGIDVAKIQQFFAGNQFFGMMNLFTGGALDKVSIVMLGLGPYITAVIVFQLLTMIFPQIEKLYKEEGAAGQQKFNQYCRIAGVPLAMIQGYAMIFYLKSQGVIGALDPMTIIAAIAAITAGSTLMMWLGELISEKGIGNGVSLLIFAGIVADIPNNIQKALLTFDQGQIFSYGLFLILSIVIIAGVVLINEGRRNIPVSYAKRVRGNKMYGGASTYLPLNINPAGVIPVIFAISILMIPSMLASFFNWSFVKDALGNEWVYGILYFLLVFVFTFFYTAVTFDPKSVSTNLQKMGGFIPGIRPGENTAQFLQSILSKVLVVGATSLGLIAVMPSIVQGVTGIQQFKFLIGGTALIIIVSVALDTMKQINSQLEMREYDS from the coding sequence TAAGATACTTTTTGTTTTAGGAATTTTTGCTACCTTTAGATTGATGGCTAATATTCCAATCCCTGGAATTGATGTTGCAAAAATTCAGCAATTCTTTGCTGGCAATCAGTTCTTTGGAATGATGAACTTATTTACCGGAGGAGCATTAGACAAGGTTTCAATTGTTATGCTTGGTCTTGGACCTTACATCACAGCTGTTATCGTTTTCCAGCTTTTAACGATGATTTTTCCTCAGATTGAAAAATTATATAAAGAAGAAGGAGCAGCAGGGCAACAGAAATTTAATCAGTACTGTAGAATCGCTGGAGTGCCTTTAGCCATGATTCAAGGTTATGCAATGATATTTTATTTAAAATCTCAAGGAGTAATTGGAGCATTAGATCCAATGACTATTATTGCAGCTATCGCAGCAATTACTGCCGGTTCAACTTTAATGATGTGGTTAGGAGAATTAATTTCTGAAAAGGGAATTGGGAATGGAGTATCATTATTAATTTTTGCTGGTATCGTTGCTGATATTCCTAATAATATTCAAAAGGCTTTGTTAACTTTTGACCAAGGACAGATATTCTCATATGGTTTATTTTTAATTTTATCAATTGTAATTATTGCTGGAGTGGTTTTAATTAATGAAGGAAGAAGGAATATACCCGTATCTTATGCTAAGAGAGTTAGAGGAAACAAAATGTATGGCGGTGCTTCAACTTATTTACCTTTAAATATTAACCCAGCTGGAGTTATACCTGTCATCTTCGCCATTTCTATTCTAATGATTCCATCAATGCTTGCTTCATTCTTTAATTGGAGTTTTGTTAAAGACGCTTTAGGTAATGAGTGGGTTTATGGAATATTATATTTCTTATTAGTATTTGTTTTTACATTCTTCTATACCGCAGTTACATTTGATCCTAAGAGTGTTTCAACTAATTTACAAAAAATGGGAGGTTTTATTCCAGGAATTAGACCAGGTGAAAATACGGCTCAATTTTTACAATCAATTTTATCAAAAGTTTTAGTTGTTGGTGCAACTAGTTTGGGATTAATTGCTGTTATGCCTTCAATAGTCCAAGGCGTTACTGGAATCCAACAATTTAAATTTTTAATTGGGGGAACTGCTCTAATTATTATCGTTTCGGTAGCCCTAGATACAATGAAACAAATCAATTCTCAATTAGAAATGAGAGAATATGATTCATAA
- a CDS encoding nucleoside monophosphate kinase produces MEKSPLILILLGKSGSGKGTQVNLLKDKLGLDFLGTGALLRERKKVGDFSAKKIADVIDNGGIVPAPVVFKLWMEKFEEFKNRKEEFKGVILDGSPRKLLEAKLLDDALGWFNWEKRVKIMLIDISDEEAINRIAKRKICPKCGNIVIVSGSNDLDICSNCGEKLITRAEDTIEGTKKRLEWFRDEVEETVNHYESMGKLIKINGEQSVENVFNDIMKEIEKDDNN; encoded by the coding sequence ATGGAAAAGTCTCCTTTGATCTTAATACTATTGGGTAAGTCTGGTTCAGGAAAAGGAACTCAAGTCAATCTTTTGAAAGATAAGCTTGGGTTAGATTTTTTAGGTACGGGAGCATTACTGAGAGAAAGAAAAAAGGTGGGAGATTTTTCTGCTAAAAAGATCGCTGATGTTATTGATAATGGAGGAATTGTTCCTGCCCCAGTAGTTTTTAAATTATGGATGGAAAAGTTTGAAGAATTTAAAAATAGAAAAGAAGAATTTAAGGGAGTTATTCTTGATGGTTCTCCAAGGAAATTATTAGAGGCGAAATTATTAGACGACGCTTTGGGATGGTTTAATTGGGAAAAGCGGGTTAAGATTATGCTTATCGATATTTCTGATGAAGAAGCCATTAATAGAATCGCCAAAAGAAAGATTTGTCCTAAATGTGGAAACATCGTTATTGTTTCTGGTTCTAACGATTTAGATATTTGTTCAAATTGTGGAGAAAAATTGATTACTAGAGCAGAAGATACGATTGAAGGAACTAAAAAGAGATTAGAGTGGTTTAGAGATGAAGTTGAAGAAACAGTTAATCACTACGAATCAATGGGAAAATTGATAAAAATTAATGGAGAACAGTCAGTTGAAAATGTCTTCAATGATATCATGAAAGAAATTGAAAAAGATGATAACAATTAA
- the map gene encoding type I methionyl aminopeptidase encodes MITIKTKEEIEVMAKGGKILKSIVDELGSHVAIGVSGIEMEKMAEKMIKENGGEFSFKGQDGFPSCLCFSINEEIVHGIPDNRVLKNGDIVSLDLGIFFPLNKFVSEIDENKYPNLKKGFHTDMARTYLVGEVNPEIQRLVKATKKALKRGISKVRPGNTFGELGEAICRFSEQQGFSAIRNLCGHGIGAELHEDPDVLNYGKKSWGEVMKEGMVFCIEPMLSMGDYEIKKRGMAYITEDKSLSAHFEDMVVVTKDGVKVLTE; translated from the coding sequence ATGATAACAATTAAAACAAAAGAAGAAATAGAGGTGATGGCTAAAGGTGGGAAAATACTGAAATCAATTGTTGATGAATTGGGTTCTCATGTTGCGATTGGTGTTTCAGGAATAGAGATGGAAAAAATGGCTGAAAAGATGATTAAAGAAAATGGAGGAGAATTTAGTTTTAAAGGACAGGACGGATTTCCGTCTTGTCTCTGTTTTTCTATTAACGAAGAAATAGTCCATGGAATTCCCGATAATAGGGTTTTAAAAAATGGAGACATTGTTTCTTTAGATTTGGGAATATTTTTTCCTTTGAATAAATTTGTTTCAGAGATTGATGAAAATAAATATCCTAACTTAAAAAAAGGATTTCATACGGATATGGCTAGAACCTACCTAGTTGGGGAGGTTAATCCTGAAATCCAAAGGCTCGTTAAAGCCACCAAAAAGGCTTTAAAGAGGGGTATTTCCAAGGTTAGGCCCGGAAACACGTTTGGTGAATTAGGCGAGGCGATATGCAGGTTTTCCGAACAACAGGGATTTAGTGCTATTAGGAACTTATGTGGCCATGGAATCGGAGCTGAATTGCACGAAGATCCAGATGTTTTAAATTATGGTAAGAAAAGCTGGGGAGAAGTGATGAAAGAGGGGATGGTTTTTTGTATTGAACCAATGCTTTCCATGGGAGATTATGAAATAAAAAAGAGGGGAATGGCATATATTACAGAAGACAAGTCTTTGTCTGCTCATTTTGAAGATATGGTAGTAGTTACTAAGGACGGAGTTAAGGTATTGACAGAATAA
- the galT gene encoding galactose-1-phosphate uridylyltransferase, translated as MNNKETELRYDLLNDDWVIVSPIRADRYKKKAIIGCPFCNIKTQEKPVLVYSNGIRSDNKDIKDWTTIVIPNKYPVFVPFQKNKKEKENDIYSKIKSAGFHELVITKDHEKSLALLPLDKIKEVFTCYQERIVEFRNYNFVKNVVIFHNHGKEAGSSQSHPHSQILTVPLIDKEFRITLDNHSKYFKENKECLRCKVNKEEKKFKKRIVFENKDFIAYIPFAPKFTFQTIITPQKHSSRFEEITEKEKESLAEILKKILSRMYKGLKNPPYNFYLHTAPLDKEYPCFHWYISVFPRRYPLAGFEMGAQMEVLSSSPEDQALFLRKQK; from the coding sequence ATGAATAATAAAGAAACAGAACTAAGATACGATTTATTAAACGATGACTGGGTCATTGTTTCTCCGATTCGTGCTGATAGATATAAAAAGAAGGCAATTATAGGTTGTCCGTTTTGCAACATTAAAACACAAGAAAAGCCTGTTTTAGTTTATTCAAATGGCATAAGGAGTGATAATAAAGATATTAAAGATTGGACAACTATTGTTATTCCTAATAAATATCCTGTTTTTGTTCCTTTTCAAAAAAATAAAAAAGAAAAAGAAAACGATATTTATTCTAAAATTAAATCTGCTGGATTCCATGAATTAGTTATAACAAAAGACCATGAAAAAAGTTTAGCTCTTTTACCATTAGACAAAATTAAAGAAGTTTTTACTTGCTATCAAGAAAGAATTGTTGAATTTAGAAATTATAATTTTGTTAAGAATGTTGTTATTTTCCATAATCATGGCAAAGAAGCTGGGTCAAGCCAGTCTCATCCTCATTCACAGATTTTAACTGTTCCTTTGATTGATAAAGAATTCAGGATTACACTAGATAATCACAGTAAATATTTTAAAGAAAACAAGGAGTGTCTTAGGTGCAAAGTGAATAAAGAGGAAAAGAAGTTTAAAAAAAGAATTGTTTTTGAAAATAAAGATTTTATTGCTTATATTCCTTTTGCTCCTAAATTTACGTTCCAGACAATAATTACCCCCCAAAAACATTCTTCAAGGTTTGAGGAAATTACTGAAAAAGAAAAAGAAAGTTTAGCTGAAATATTAAAGAAGATATTATCAAGGATGTATAAAGGATTAAAGAATCCTCCCTACAATTTTTATTTACATACCGCTCCATTAGATAAAGAATATCCATGCTTTCATTGGTATATTTCTGTCTTTCCGAGAAGATATCCGTTAGCTGGATTTGAAATGGGAGCTCAGATGGAAGTACTCTCTAGTAGTCCCGAGGATCAAGCTTTATTCTTAAGAAAACAAAAATAA